The following proteins are co-located in the Streptomyces bottropensis ATCC 25435 genome:
- a CDS encoding maleylpyruvate isomerase family mycothiol-dependent enzyme codes for MTVGAALDTDELWRIVDEERTSLADLLESLSPEEWETRTRCGDWRVRDVAAHLTIAARFSYGQVVREMLRARGNWNRLIHDSAVREAALPVTEIVGNLRSIVGSRRLAPTTSPREPLLDLLVHGQDIALALGRTREMPPAAARDAADRVWTMRMPPRPWTLPKGRLVATDIEWTRGDGQEVRGPIAALLLLLTGRPEAAKVWAERAGVSWIGIPAP; via the coding sequence ATGACCGTGGGTGCAGCACTGGACACCGACGAGCTCTGGCGGATCGTCGACGAGGAACGGACGAGCCTGGCCGACCTGTTGGAGAGCCTGAGCCCCGAGGAGTGGGAGACGCGCACCCGGTGCGGGGACTGGCGAGTGCGGGACGTGGCCGCACATCTGACCATCGCGGCGCGCTTCTCGTACGGGCAGGTCGTACGAGAGATGCTCCGGGCCCGCGGGAACTGGAACCGCCTCATCCACGACTCGGCCGTACGCGAGGCGGCGCTCCCCGTGACCGAGATCGTCGGCAATCTCCGCTCGATCGTCGGCTCCCGCCGACTGGCACCCACCACCTCTCCTCGCGAGCCGCTCCTCGACCTCCTCGTCCACGGCCAGGACATCGCGCTGGCGCTCGGCCGAACGAGGGAGATGCCCCCGGCCGCCGCCCGTGACGCCGCCGACCGTGTGTGGACCATGCGGATGCCGCCCCGCCCCTGGACCCTGCCCAAGGGCCGGCTCGTCGCCACCGACATCGAGTGGACGCGCGGAGACGGCCAGGAGGTCCGCGGTCCGATCGCGGCCCTGCTCCTGCTGCTCACCGGCCGCCCGGAGGCGGCCAAGGTGTGGGCCGAGCGCGCTGGAGTGTCATGGATTGGGATCCCGGCCCCGTGA
- a CDS encoding LLM class flavin-dependent oxidoreductase, protein MTNLRIGVMHDRDRAPEGLPEFARRAEALGVDDLWVVEDLGWNGGVSAAAVALGATDRLRVGIGIAPAPLRSPALLAMELATLARVFPGRLVAGIGHGVREWMVQVGAAPRSPLALLEETITSVRALLRGERVELTGREVRLDGVKLVHPPTEVPPVVAGVVRPRSLELSGRVADGTLIAEGHGPRDLEQIRELTSKGAAGDHTLTVFAFACVGDDPDEVARTLHPHTEGHGAWLGRPQEEVFTVSGDAARAADGIRELAAAGADTVVLRFVGEDPLGQLEAVLAAR, encoded by the coding sequence ATGACGAACCTACGGATCGGTGTGATGCACGACCGCGACCGGGCCCCGGAGGGACTGCCCGAGTTCGCGCGGCGGGCCGAGGCGCTCGGTGTGGACGACCTGTGGGTGGTGGAGGATCTCGGCTGGAACGGTGGCGTGTCGGCGGCGGCCGTCGCCCTGGGCGCGACGGACCGCCTGCGGGTGGGCATCGGCATCGCCCCGGCCCCGCTGCGCAGCCCGGCGCTGCTGGCGATGGAACTCGCCACGCTGGCCCGGGTGTTCCCCGGGCGGCTGGTCGCCGGCATCGGGCACGGCGTGCGGGAGTGGATGGTCCAGGTCGGTGCCGCTCCCCGCTCCCCGCTGGCCCTCCTGGAGGAGACCATCACCTCCGTGCGCGCACTGCTGCGCGGCGAGCGGGTCGAGCTGACGGGACGTGAAGTACGGCTCGACGGAGTCAAGTTGGTGCATCCGCCGACCGAGGTGCCGCCGGTCGTCGCGGGTGTGGTGCGCCCTCGTTCCCTCGAACTGTCCGGCCGGGTCGCCGACGGCACACTGATCGCCGAGGGCCATGGTCCGCGCGATCTGGAACAGATCCGCGAGCTGACCTCCAAGGGCGCCGCCGGCGACCACACCCTGACCGTCTTCGCCTTCGCGTGCGTCGGTGACGACCCCGACGAGGTGGCCCGCACCCTCCACCCCCACACGGAGGGCCACGGCGCCTGGCTGGGCCGCCCCCAGGAGGAGGTCTTCACCGTCTCCGGCGACGCCGCGCGGGCCGCCGACGGCATCCGCGAACTCGCGGCGGCCGGCGCGGACACGGTCGTCCTGCGCTTCGTGGGCGAGGACCCGCTCGGGCAGCTGGAGGCCGTGCTCGCGGCCCGGTGA
- a CDS encoding endonuclease/exonuclease/phosphatase family protein: protein MRERGDVGCHGTHIEEAAVFGRGTRLFAGVVVVACVALVGPSAPGDALFARTLPVDAIKDVDPNRVMTWNICNPCDESNVDRAAEIAAVAPQVIGLQEACVRDVERIREYLETFHGLVYHVEYGSVLRSWSRCGGVPWSPGGFGQAILSAVPLTDRVGVEYPDGGSEDRGYTAVTATVGGRQVRVFNTHLAQRRQEAIRADQIEVLAADVARYDRAIVLGDFNAVPDSAEIAPMWDVATDADSACRPPSTGACGLTTDWQSKFDYIFLRGISPLGQGVELSESSDHNLVHADLDLT, encoded by the coding sequence GTGCGTGAACGTGGAGACGTCGGATGCCACGGGACCCACATCGAGGAGGCGGCGGTGTTCGGAAGAGGCACGCGGCTGTTCGCGGGTGTCGTGGTGGTGGCCTGCGTGGCGCTCGTCGGCCCCAGCGCACCGGGCGATGCCCTGTTCGCCAGGACACTGCCCGTGGACGCCATCAAGGATGTCGACCCGAACCGTGTCATGACGTGGAACATCTGCAACCCCTGCGACGAGAGCAACGTCGACCGGGCCGCCGAGATCGCCGCGGTGGCGCCCCAGGTCATCGGCCTGCAAGAGGCGTGCGTGCGTGACGTGGAGAGGATCCGGGAGTACCTGGAGACTTTCCACGGGCTGGTCTATCACGTCGAGTACGGCTCCGTTTTGCGGAGTTGGAGCCGGTGCGGGGGAGTGCCGTGGAGTCCGGGGGGCTTCGGGCAGGCCATTCTCTCGGCGGTGCCGCTGACGGACCGGGTCGGCGTGGAGTACCCCGACGGCGGGTCGGAGGACCGTGGATACACGGCGGTCACCGCGACAGTGGGTGGCCGGCAGGTGCGGGTCTTCAACACGCACCTCGCCCAGCGGCGCCAGGAGGCGATCCGGGCGGACCAGATCGAGGTGCTCGCCGCGGACGTCGCCCGGTACGACCGCGCGATCGTTCTCGGTGACTTCAACGCGGTGCCCGACTCCGCCGAGATCGCCCCGATGTGGGACGTGGCCACGGACGCGGACTCCGCCTGCAGACCCCCGTCCACGGGGGCCTGCGGGCTGACCACCGACTGGCAGAGCAAGTTCGACTACATCTTCCTGCGGGGCATCTCCCCGCTGGGGCAAGGGGTGGAGCTCTCCGAGTCCTCGGACCATAATCTGGTGCACGCCGACCTGGACCTGACCTGA
- a CDS encoding trypsin-like serine peptidase encodes MRSLRHSILPLAAATVLALIGAGTAEAAPALGQARAESSAGAVTAAGNDTTSVDRTARLSNGAPVDSAKDAAALARFWTPERMAKAISLDNVATSSRKDLAKPAGPTGTPGTIPSAPARTHTASVRINESAAVGKVFFTNPGNGGTYACSASALNSGSKQMVVTAGHCVHGGSGGTWMTNWVYVPRYRSGARPFGTFAAKQMRTFNAWINSSDLRRDVAMVTTWPLNGNKIVNVTGGHGMSWNFSRTQPITIMGYPGNFDSGELQWACTGTTRAAGDGGIELQCNFGGGSSGGPWLREFNDSNGLGSVNGVMSTVTSTGWNEAAYFDDAVKAMYDAQGNVT; translated from the coding sequence GTGCGCAGTCTCAGACACTCCATACTTCCGCTGGCCGCGGCCACCGTACTCGCCCTGATCGGTGCCGGAACGGCCGAGGCGGCGCCCGCCCTGGGCCAGGCCAGAGCCGAGAGCAGCGCAGGTGCCGTCACCGCCGCCGGCAACGACACGACCAGCGTCGACCGGACCGCGCGGCTGTCGAACGGGGCCCCCGTCGACTCGGCCAAGGATGCCGCGGCACTGGCGCGCTTCTGGACACCGGAACGGATGGCGAAGGCCATCTCGCTCGACAACGTGGCCACCTCGTCGCGGAAGGACCTCGCCAAGCCGGCCGGGCCCACCGGGACGCCCGGAACCATTCCGTCAGCCCCCGCGCGCACGCACACCGCATCCGTGCGCATCAATGAATCCGCCGCGGTGGGCAAGGTGTTCTTCACCAACCCCGGCAACGGCGGCACCTACGCGTGTTCGGCGAGTGCGCTCAACAGCGGATCCAAACAGATGGTCGTCACGGCCGGGCACTGCGTCCACGGCGGCAGTGGCGGCACATGGATGACAAACTGGGTCTATGTGCCGCGCTACCGTTCCGGAGCCCGTCCGTTCGGCACTTTCGCCGCCAAGCAGATGCGTACGTTCAACGCCTGGATCAACAGCAGCGATCTCCGGCGGGACGTCGCCATGGTGACCACGTGGCCGCTCAACGGCAACAAGATCGTCAACGTCACCGGCGGACACGGGATGAGCTGGAACTTCTCGCGCACGCAGCCCATCACCATCATGGGCTACCCCGGGAACTTCGACAGCGGGGAACTCCAGTGGGCGTGCACGGGCACCACACGGGCGGCCGGTGACGGCGGCATCGAGCTGCAGTGCAACTTCGGCGGCGGCTCCAGCGGTGGACCGTGGCTTCGGGAGTTCAACGACTCCAACGGTCTCGGATCGGTCAACGGGGTGATGAGCACCGTCACTTCGACCGGCTGGAACGAGGCCGCCTACTTCGACGACGCGGTCAAGGCGATGTACGACGCCCAGGGCAACGTCACCTGA
- a CDS encoding class I SAM-dependent methyltransferase, giving the protein MTGERDRWAELTGGQAGEEYSRRFARLAESGHDVHGEATFCAELLEAPARVLDAGCGTGRIAIRLAELGHECVGVDVDPSMLAVARRDAPAQEWLLGDLAHLDTLGPKPDFDLVLAAGNVIPLLAPGTEPAVVRQLAAALRPGGLLVTGMGLDAAHLPLSEPTLTLREFNHWCAEAGLTLRQRYATWSGDPYEDGCGYAVSVHSRPTT; this is encoded by the coding sequence ATGACCGGGGAACGCGACCGTTGGGCGGAACTGACCGGCGGACAAGCCGGAGAGGAGTACTCCCGGCGCTTCGCTCGGCTCGCCGAGTCGGGCCACGACGTCCACGGTGAGGCGACCTTCTGCGCCGAACTGCTGGAGGCTCCCGCCCGGGTACTCGACGCCGGCTGCGGCACCGGCCGGATCGCGATCCGGCTCGCCGAACTGGGGCACGAGTGCGTCGGCGTGGACGTGGACCCCTCGATGCTCGCCGTCGCCCGCCGCGACGCCCCCGCTCAGGAGTGGCTCCTCGGCGACCTGGCCCACCTCGACACCCTCGGCCCGAAGCCGGACTTCGACCTGGTGCTCGCCGCCGGAAACGTCATCCCCCTCCTGGCCCCCGGCACCGAACCGGCCGTCGTCCGGCAGTTGGCCGCCGCGCTGCGCCCCGGTGGACTGCTGGTCACGGGCATGGGACTGGATGCGGCGCACCTGCCGCTGTCCGAACCAACCCTGACTTTGCGGGAGTTCAACCACTGGTGCGCCGAGGCCGGGCTCACCCTGCGGCAGCGTTACGCGACGTGGAGCGGCGACCCCTACGAGGACGGCTGCGGCTACGCCGTGAGCGTGCACTCCCGACCCACCACCTGA
- a CDS encoding DUF1707 SHOCT-like domain-containing protein, whose product MTTLPEDRTPPIGDEDRDTAVRRVQEAYAEGHIAHDDLDQRLHLVLTVATQGELVAVLADLPEGNGAVTSTIAAASGRIRRRGGWRVPRFLKVESACAKVRLDLSRAVIEHAVIDIELRLGTGGARITVPRDAVVDIEGLRTGWKDSRYRTPRRRNAVGPKIRISGVMGFGRLRIRHARQLTPFRRSRSRRAA is encoded by the coding sequence GTGACCACCCTGCCGGAGGACCGGACGCCACCGATCGGCGACGAGGACCGCGACACCGCCGTGCGGCGCGTGCAGGAGGCGTACGCCGAAGGGCACATCGCGCACGACGACCTGGACCAGCGACTGCACCTGGTCCTGACGGTGGCGACGCAGGGCGAACTCGTCGCGGTCCTGGCAGACCTCCCAGAGGGGAACGGGGCGGTCACGTCCACGATTGCCGCCGCGAGTGGACGAATCCGGCGGCGGGGCGGATGGCGGGTACCTCGGTTCTTGAAGGTCGAGTCCGCATGCGCGAAGGTGCGCCTGGATCTGTCGCGGGCCGTCATCGAGCACGCGGTGATCGACATCGAACTGCGACTCGGTACCGGCGGGGCCAGGATCACGGTGCCTCGCGACGCGGTCGTCGACATCGAGGGCCTGCGTACCGGATGGAAGGATTCGCGCTACAGAACTCCGCGTCGCCGCAACGCCGTTGGGCCGAAGATCCGGATCTCCGGGGTGATGGGGTTCGGGCGGTTGCGGATCCGCCACGCGCGACAGCTGACCCCCTTCCGTCGCTCCAGGAGCCGCCGCGCTGCCTGA